From the Solanum stenotomum isolate F172 chromosome 4, ASM1918654v1, whole genome shotgun sequence genome, one window contains:
- the LOC125861454 gene encoding uncharacterized protein LOC125861454, whose amino-acid sequence MSPKFVKDTLIRIESITCLEHRDPSWFFHLGWLHHASSGARIASASASLKVFEEEVGLGMGLKGHKVDGLDQDDLLCDEDLVSELNGGGTLLLDFTKAFELVIANSCFPKKENHVVTFRGWIAKTQIDYLLLRKGDRGLYKDCKVIPSENLTTQHKLLVMDLEINRDRRKKIVFDIPRIKWGGLEW is encoded by the exons ATGAGTCCAAAGTTTGTGAAGGATACCTTGATTAGGATTGAAAGTATCACCTGTCTTGAGCATCGTGATCCATCTTGGTTTTTTCACCTGGGGTGGCTCCATCACGCTAGCAGTGGGGCTA GAATAGCTTCAGCTTCAGCTTCCTTAAAGGTTTTTGAAGAAGAAGTAGGTCTAGGAATGGGTCTCAAAGGACACAAAGTTGACGGACTAGACCAAGATGATCTTCTATGTGATGAAGATCTAGTATCAGAATT aaaTGGAGGTGGAACTTTGCTTCTGGATTTCACTAAAGCCTTTGAGTTGGTGATTGCTAACTCATGCTTTCCGAAGAAGGAGAACCACGTGGTTACCTTTCGTGGCTGGATAGCTAAGACTCAGATAGATTACTTACTCCTTAGGAAGGGTGATAGAGGTCTCTATAAGGATTGCAAGGTTATCCCAAGTGAAAATCTTACTACCCAACACAAGCTTTTGGTGATGGACCTAGAAATTAATAGGGATAGGAGGAAGAAGATTGTTTTTGATATACCGAGGATTAAATGGGGTGGCTTGGAGTGGTAG